One window from the genome of Nicotiana tomentosiformis chromosome 5, ASM39032v3, whole genome shotgun sequence encodes:
- the LOC104111606 gene encoding bifunctional aspartate aminotransferase and glutamate/aspartate-prephenate aminotransferase produces the protein MAATTTASSSRIASRPSIPPGLHSDSFNPTSISFSSNLHSLSLKSSGSKRQLYSPRTGAVVITQSMDRVEVDISLSPRVNSVKPSKTVAITDQATALAQAGVPVIRLAAGEPDFDTPVPIAEAGINAIREGHTRYTPNAGTMELRSAICHKLKEENGLSYTPDQILVSNGAKQSIVQAVLAVCSPGDEVLIPAPFWVSYPEMARMADATPVILPTSISEDFLLHPKLLESKLSEKSRLLILCSPSNPTGSVYPRKLLEEIAEIVARHPRLLVISDEIYEHIIYAPATHTSFASLPGMWDRTLTVNGFSKAFAMTGWRLGYIAGPKHFVSACNKIQSQFTSGASSISQKAAVAALGLGYAGGEAVATMVKAFRKRRDYLVKSFGEIDGVKISEPRGAFYLFIDLSSYYGAEVDGFGSINNSESLCRYLLDKAQVALVPGDAFGDDTCIRISYAASLSTLQAAVERINKALVTLKPTVPV, from the exons ATCTTCAGGCTCAAAGAGACAGCTATACTCACCTAGAACAGGTGCAGTTGTCATAACACAGAGCATGGACAGAGTTGAGGTTGATATCTCGCTCAGCCCTAGGGTAAATTCAGTAAAGCCTTCAAAAACAGTTGCTATAACCGACCAGGCAACTGCTCTTGCGCAAGCTGGTGTACCTGTTATTCGATTAGCAGCTGGTGAACCTGATTTTGACACTCCAGTTCCTATAGCAGAG GCTGGGATAAATGCAATTCGCGAAGGTCATACCAGGTATACACCAAATGCAGGTACTATGGAACTTCGTTCAGCGATTTGTCATAAGTTAAAAG AGGAGAATGGGCTATCATACACGCCTGATCAGATTTTGGTAAGCAATGGGGCAAAACAAAGTATTGTACAGGCAGTGCTTGCAGTTTGTTCCCCAGGAGATGAG GTTCTTATTCCAGCTCCCTTTTGGGTGAGTTACCCTGAAATGGCAAGGATGGCAGATGCAACGCCTGTGATTCTTCCAACCAGCATATCTGAAGATTTTCTCTTACATCCAAAGCTTCTTGAATCTAAACTTAGCGAGAAGTCAAGACTTCTGATTCTTTGTTCTCCATCCAACCCAACAGGGTCTGTTTACCCTCGGAAATTGCTTGAAGAGATTGCTGAGATTGTTGCTAGGCATCCGAGGCTTCTT GTGATATCAGATGAAATTTACGAACACATTATTTATGCACCAGCAACTCATACCAGCTTTGCATCTTTGCCTGGTATGTGGGATCGGACTCTCACCGTAAATGGTTTCTCTAAG GCATTTGCGATGACTGGTTGGAGACTTGGTTATATAGCTGGTCCTAAACACTTTGTTTCTGCATGCAATAAGATCCAGAGCCAG TTCACATCAGGTGCCAGTAGCATCTCCCAAAAAGCAGCTGTGGCTGCTCTGGGACTGGGCTATGCTGGTGGAGAAGCAGTTGCAACTATGGTAAAAGCATTCCGTAAGCGGCGAGATTACCTTGTCAAGAGCTTTGGGGAAATAGATGGCGTCAAAATTTCAGAGCCTCGG GGAGCTTTCTATCTATTTATTGATTTAAGCTCTTATTATGGAGCAGAGGTTGATGGATTTGGCTCCATCAACAACTCAGAATCTCTTTGCCGATATTTGCTGGATAAAGCTCAA GTAGCGCTTGTCCCGGGGGATGCATTCGGGGATGACACATGTATCCGTATCTCCTATGCAGCATCGCTCTCAACCTTGCAGGCAGCTGTGGAGAGAATCAACAAAGCATTGGTTACTCTTAAACCTACTGTCCCAGTTTAG
- the LOC104111603 gene encoding low affinity sulfate transporter 3-like: protein MAVSREGETESSHVAPEASNNKVLPQTVEETTLPTLVESQNNTCHQFSQTLQVEKQLSLFSQTLQTPMASENERTRNWVLNVPEPPGLFSNLKSSFKKTIFSPLENKLHCLGKQPVPALVSILKTIFPPLTWCKEYNVTKFKSDILAGLTLASLCIPQSIGYATLAKLDPQYGLYTSVIPPLIYSMMGSSRDIAIGPVAVVSLLLSSMIQKFEDPTVNPAAYTKLVLTVTFFAGTFQAAFGLLRFGFLVDFLSHAAIVGFMAGAACVIGLQQLKSLLGLSKFTNNTDIISVLSSISKSMHTWNPFSFMIGSSFLIFILFTKYYLARKHKKLFLLSAMAPLLSVILSTLIVFLTRADKHGVKIVKHITGGLNPTSIHDLQFNSPHTAEAAKIGLIVALIALTEAIAVGRSFATMKGYRLDGNKEMLAMGVMNITGSLTSCYVATGSFSRTAVNFSAGCETTVSNIVMAVTVLISLEFFTRLLYFTPIAILASIILSALPGLINLSEAKYIWKVDKMDFLTCIAAFLGVLFVSVEIGLLLAVGISFAKVILNSIQPGTEKLGRLPGSDLFGDVNQYPMAMKIPGALIVRVKSALLCFANANFIRAKILDLALEEQNEDAIESAEDRVQLVILDMSNLLNIDTTSIASLEELHSELESNGMKLALANPRWHVIHKLRLTKFVKKIEGRVFLTIGEAIEACFTSKNMLHL, encoded by the exons ATGGCTGTATCAAGAGAAGGTGAGACAGAGTCCTCACACGTTGCCCCTGAGGCATCAAACAACAAAGTTCTCCCCCAAACAGTTGAAGAAACAACTCTTCCAACTTTGGTTGAGAGTCAGAATAATACTTGTCATCAGTTCTCCCAAACACTTCAAGTAGAGAAACAACTTTCTTTGTTCTCCCAAACACTTCAAACACCTATGGCTTCTGAGAATGAGCGAACGCGTAATTGGGTACTAAATGTGCCGGAACCACCAGGCCTGTTTTCCAACCTGAAGAGTTCATTCAAGAAAACAATATTCTCTCCTCTTGAAAACAAGCTTCACTGCCTCGGAAAGCAGCCCGTTCCTGCACTCGTTTCGATTCTCAAAACCATATTTCCTCCACTTACTTGGTGTAAAGAATACAATGTGACAAAATTCAAAAGTGATATCTTGGCTGGTTTAACTCTTGCAAGCCTTTGCATCCCTCAG AGCATTGGCTACGCGACTCTTGCTAAACTTGATCCTCAGTATGGCCTGT ACACAAGTGTTATCCCACCGCTAATTTACTCTATGATGGGGAGTTCAAGAGATATAGCAATTGGACCAGTTGCTGTTGTTTCACTACTCTTGTCCTCAATGATTCAGAAATTTGAAGATCCTACTGTTAATCCAGCTGCATATACAAAACTCGTGCTTACTGTAACCTTCTTCGCGGGTACTTTTCAAGCTGCCTTTGGACTACTTAG GTTTGGATTTCTGGTTGATTTTCTATCACATGCTGCTATTGTTGGTTTCATGGCTGGTGCTGCCTGTGTGATTGGTCTACAACAGCTCAAATCATTGCTTGGGCTTTCAAAGTTTACAAACAATACTGATATCATCTCTGTCTTAAGTTCTATCTCCAAATCAATGCATACA TGGAATCCTTTTAGCTTTATGATTGGGAGTTCATTCTTGATCTTCATCCTTTTTACCAAGTACTATCTG GCAAGAAAGCACAAGAAACTCTTCTTGTTATCTGCAATGGCGCCATTGCTGTCTGTAATTCTGTCAACATTAATTGTTTTCTTGACAAGAGCTGATAAACATGGTGTTAAGATAGTGAAGCACATCACTGGAGGTTTGAATCCGACTTCCATCCATGACTTGCAGTTCAATAGTCCTCATACTGCTGAAGCTGCCAAAATTGGGCTCATAGTTGCACTTATCGCTCTCACA GAAGCCATTGCTGTAGGCCGATCGTTTGCTACAATGAAAGGATACCGACTTGATGGAAACAAGGAAATGCTGGCTATGGGTGTTATGAACATTACTGGATCTTTAACTTCTTGTTATGTTGCAACTG GTTCATTCTCAAGAACTGCAGTCAACTTCAGTGCTGGTTGTGAAACTACAGTGTCCAACATAGTGATGGCTGTAACAGTGCTAATATCACTAGAATTTTTCACAAGGCTATTGTACTTCACTCCAATAGCCATTCTTGCTTCCATTATACTTTCTGCTTTACCTGGACTTATCAACCTAAGTGAAGCTAAATACATTTGGAAAGTTGATAAAATGGACTTCCTTACTTGCATTGCTGCATTTCTTGGTGTCCTTTTTGTATCTGTGGAGATTGGCCTGCTACTCGCG GTTGGTATATCATTTGCAAAGGTCATTCTAAACTCAATTCAACCCGGGACAGAAAAACTAGGAAGGCTTCCGGGAAGTGATTTGTTTGGAGATGTGAACCAATATCCCATGGCAATGAAGATACCTGGGGCTCTCATTGTCAGAGTCAAGTCTGCTTTGCTTTGTTTTGCAAATGCCAACTTCATTAGAGCAAA gattttggacttggcaCTGGAAGAACAAAATGAGGATGCCATAGAAAGTGCCGAAGATAGAGTGCAACTAGTTATTCTTGACATGTCAA ATTTGCTCAACATTGACACAACCAGTATAGCTTCTCTAGAGGAACTGCACAGTGAGCTGGAATCAAATGGAATGAAG TTGGCACTAGCGAACCCAAGGTGGCATGTGATCCACAAATTGAGGTTAACCAAATTTGTGAAGAAAATTGAAGGGAGGGTCTTTTTGACCATTGGAGAAGCCATTGAAGCATGTTTTACTAGCAAGAACATGCTTCATCTTTGA
- the LOC104111605 gene encoding protein NEN4, giving the protein MAIPTISSNKRTPEIVFFDLETNVPSKAGQKFWVLEFGAMVICSRKLVEIESYCTLIKPGDLSVVALKPGRSDGITRKAVANAPSFEEVADKIFSILDGRIWAGHNIQRFDCVRIKAAFAEIGRPAPVPAGIIDSLGVLSEKFGKRAGNMKMASLATYFGLGEQKHRSLDDVRMNLEVLKHCATVLFLESSIPDLSNGNWQGTSSITTRSRSQVQNIPSSSIDRWQNSSSITTRSSSRGKLPCREETSRKSPPSTTFGYQRAVPYARQSLGKMTAGVRNFLCKAQNKPLNNLLKHSQTLFR; this is encoded by the exons atggcaATTCCTACCATTTCAAGCAACAAAAGAACACCAGAGATTGTATTTTTCGACTTGGAAACGAACGTTCCATCAAAAGCTGGACAAAAATTCTGGGTGTTAGAGTTTGGTGCAATGGTAATTTGTTCGCGAAAGCTTGTGGAGATAGAGAGCTACTGCACCCTTATTAAGCCAGGGGACTTGTCTGTTGTGGCATTAAAGCCAGGGAGAAGTGATGGAATTACGCGAAAAGCAGTTGCTAATGCACCTtcatttgaagaagtagcagACAAGATTTTCAGCATATTGGATGGTAGAATTTGGGCAGGTCATAACATACAAAGATTTGATTGTGTTCGTATTAAAGCAGCTTTCGCTGAAATTGGTCGCCCTGCTCCTGTTCCTGCTGGAATTATTGATTCTTTAGGTGTTTTGTctgagaaatttggaaaaagaGCTGGAAATATGAAG ATGGCATCACTGGCAACTTACTTTGGTCTTGGGGAGCAAAAGCACAG GAGCTTAGACGATGTTCGGATGAATTTGGAAGTCCTAAAACATTGTGCAACAGTTTTATTTCTT GAATCAAGTATACCAGATTTGTCTAATGGTAATTGGCAAGGCACATCCAGCATTACTACAAGAAGTAGAAGCCAAGTG CAAAATATTCCAAGTTCTTCGATTGATAGGTGGCAAAATTCTTCTTCAATTACAACTAGGAGTAGTAGCAGAGGGAAATTACCCTGCAGAGAAGAAACAAGCCGAAAATCTCCTCCATCGACAACTTTTGGATATCAAAGAGCTGTTCCTTATGCTAGGCAAAGCTTGGGAAAG ATGACTGCAGGTGTGAGAAATTTCTTATGTAAAGCTCAAAACAAGCCTCTAAACAATTTATTAAAGCATTCACAGACACTTTTCCGATGA